A section of the Telopea speciosissima isolate NSW1024214 ecotype Mountain lineage chromosome 3, Tspe_v1, whole genome shotgun sequence genome encodes:
- the LOC122657048 gene encoding FT-interacting protein 4-like, translated as MNSKEKLVVEVVAAHNLMPKDGEGSTSAFVEVEFENQRQRTQVKPKDLNPVWNEKLVFNFNDVADLPYRALEVNVFNERRSGSSRNFLGKVRISGSNIVREGEEIVHLYTLEKRSLFSHIRGEISLKLYLSTKEQFFKEGNGNEVATSATFVKKQKNMHQQATSGSLSLQPQQQQQQQQQQQQQQQLMQDNKRPQQPQQQPKPVEPNPGEFKPVIITTGPGPSIPTHNIAGVGGGGGGGTGGFSSSGSNEFTLKETSPHLGGGATNKDKTSSTYDLVEQMLYLYVRVVKARDFSIFGGGEVVTEVKLGNYRGITKRASLSSPEWDQVFAFSKDCIQSSMVEIFVKENNKDDFLGRIWFDLNEVPKRVPPDSQLAPQWYRMEDKKGEKGRGGEVMVSVWFGTQADEAFGEAWHSKAANVHFDALCSIKSKVYLSPKLWYLRVTIIEAQDIVPGEKGSTMARFPELSTKAQVGNQVLKTRVSPAMSNRSPSNPFWNEDMMFVVAEPFEDYLMLSVEDRIGPGRDEVLGRILVPVMAIERRTDDKLTVSKWFTLDTHYNMGLTEPKVVTRFGSRIHLRLSLDGGYHVLDESTMYSSDVRPTAKPLWKPHIGVLEMGILGATGLMPMKIKEGKGGSTDAYCVAKYGQKWVRTRTVVDNLAPKWNEQYTWEVFDPCTVITIGVFDNSHTDKSAVAGAGARDSRIGKVRIRLSTLESDRVYTHAYPLLMLHTSGVKKMGELHLAIRFSCANMANVFHMYTLPLLPKMHYVRPLSVNQLESLRYQAMNVVAARLNRAEPPLGREVVEYMLDHDSHMWSMRRSKANFFRLVSVLSSVIALGKWLESVRSWQKPVYSVIFLVFFLVLDTFPELILPFILLCLSLTGLWRYRSRPRHPPHMDTRLSCAETVYADELDEEFDTFPTTRSADLVRVRYDRLRSVAGRIQTVVGDLATQGERFQALLSWRDPRATFLFIVFCLIAAVVFYATPFRVVVGLWGLYALRPPRFRSKLPSPSLSFFRRLPSKADSLL; from the coding sequence ATGAATAGTAAAGAGAAGCTTGTGGTAGAAGTTGTTGCAGCTCATAACTTAATGCCCAAGGATGGGGAAGGCTCAACATCGGCGTTCGTGGAGGTGGAGTTTGAGAATCAGAGACAAAGAACCCAAGTGAAGCCCAAAGACCTAAACCCTGTTTGGAACGAGAAGCTTGTTTTTAACTTCAATGATGTTGCTGATCTCCCGTATAGAGCTTTGGAAGTTAATGTTTTTAACGAGCGAAGGTCGGGCAGTAGCAGGAATTTTTTGGGTAAGGTGAGGATTTCTGGTTCTAACATTGTTCGGGAAGGTGAGGAAATTGTTCATCTTTACACACTTGAGAAACGGAGTTTGTTTTCTCATATTCGTGGTGAGATCAGCCTCAAGCTTTATCTTTCCACCAAAGAACAGTTTTTTAAGGAGGGGAACGGGAACGAAGTAGCAACTTCGGCGACTTttgtgaagaagcagaagaataTGCATCAGCAAGCAACCTCTGGGTCTTTGTCTCTGCAAccacaacagcagcagcagcagcaacaacaacaacaacagcagcaacagttGATGCAGGACAACAAACGGCCACAACAACCCCAACAGCAACCTAAGCCTGTGGagccaaacccaggtgagtttAAGCCGGTCATTATCACAACAGGGCCTGGTCCATCTATCCCCACTCACAACATTGccggtgttggtggtggtggtggtggcggcactGGGGGTTTTAGCTCTTCTGGTTCAAATGAGTTCACCCTCAAAGAAACTAGTCCTCATTTGGGTGGAGGTGCTACCAACAAAGACAAGACCAGTTCGACTTATGATCTGGTGGAGCAAATGCTTTATCTCTACGTCCGGGTCGTTAAAGCTCGCGACTTTTCGAtctttggtggtggtgaagtAGTTACAGAGGTGAAGCTTGGGAACTACAGAGGGATTACTAAAAGAGCGAGCTTGAGTAGCCCAGAATGGGATCAAGTCTTCGCTTTCTCTAAGGATTGTATCCAGTCATCCATGGTGGAGATTTTTGTtaaagaaaacaacaaagaTGATTTCTTGGGTCGAATCTGGTTCGATTTAAACGAGGTTCCTAAACGGGTTCCACCTGACAGCCAACTGGCTCCGCAATGGTATCGTATGGAAGacaagaaaggagaaaaaggaagggGTGGCGAGGTGATGGTCTCTGTCTGGTTCGGGACACAAGCAGATGAAGCCTTTGGAGAAGCTTGGCATTCCAAGGCAGCTAATGTACACTTTGATGCCCTCTGTTCCATCAAGTCCAAGGTTTATCTCTCACCTAAGCTCTGGTATCTCCGAGTAACCATCATTGAAGCACAGGACATCGTTCCAGGTGAAAAGGGTTCGACAATGGCAAGATTCCCAGAGCTTTCAACGAAAGCCCAAGTCGGAAACCAGGTGTTGAAGACCAGAGTCTCTCCAGCCATGTCAAACCGGAGCCCATCGAACCCGTTCTGGAATGAAGACATGATGTTCGTCGTGGCCGAACCATTCGAAGATTACCTAATGCTCTCCGTTGAGGACCGGATCGGACCAGGCCGGGATGAGGTTCTGGGTCGCATTCTAGTCCCTGTGATGGCAATCGAACGCCGAACCGATGACAAACTGACGGTCTCCAAGTGGTTCACCCTCGACACGCATTACAACATGGGTTTGACCGAACCAAAAGTGGTGACTCGGTTTGGTTCAAGGATCCATCTCCGTCTCTCTCTCGACGGTGGCTATCATGTGCTCGACGAATCGACCATGTACAGCAGCGACGTACGGCCGACGGCGAAACCACTGTGGAAGCCCCACATTGGTGTCCTTGAGATGGGAATCTTGGGAGCCACTGGGCTCATGCCGATGAAGATCAAGGAAGGCAAAGGAGGCTCCACTGATGCTTACTGTGTCGCCAAATACGGTCAAAAATGGGTTCGTACTCGTACTGTGGTTGACAACTTAGCACCCAAGTGGAACGAGCAGTACACATGGGAAGTTTTCGACCCTTGCACCGTTATCACTATAGGTGTCTTCGATAATTCCCACACCGATAAGTCTGCCGTTGCCGGTGCCGGAGCAAGGGACTCTCGCATTGGAAAAGTTAGAATTCGGTTGTCCACGTTGGAATCTGATCGAGTGTATACCCACGCGTATCCTCTTTTGATGCTGCACACTTCGGGGGTGAAGAAGATGGGGGAGCTTCACTTGGCCATCAGGTTCTCCTGCGCTAACATGGCTAACGTGTTCCATATGTACACTTTGCCACTGTTGCCCAAGATGCATTACGTGCGGCCCTTGTCAGTGAACCAGCTGGAGAGCTTGAGGTATCAGGCGATGAACGTGGTGGCAGCCCGGTTGAACAGGGCAGAGCCGCCGCTTGGGAGGGAAGTGGTCGAATATATGCTCGACCACGATTCTCATATGTGGAGCATGAGGCGCAGTAAGGCTAACTTCTTCCGTCTTGTTTCGGTTCTATCGAGCGTCATTGCATTGGGGAAATGGCTCGAGTCGGTTCGTAGTTGGCAGAAACCCGTATATTCTGTTATATTCCTGGTCTTCTTCCTTGTGCTCGACACATTTCCTGAACTAATCCTGCCCTTCATCTTGCTCTGCTTATCGCTCACCGGGCTCTGGCGATACCGGTCACGGCCGCGCCACCCGCCCCACATGGACACTAGGCTCTCTTGCGCAGAGACGGTTTATGCTGATGAATTGGATGAGGAATTCGATACCTTCCCTACAACCCGCAGCGCTGATCTTGTTCGGGTGAGGTACGACCGGTTGAGGAGTGTGGCAGGAAGGATACAGACGGTGGTTGGTGACTTGGCTACACAAGGTGAGCGGTTCCAAGCGCTGTTGAGTTGGAGAGACCCAAGAGCCACATTCTTGTTCATAGTGTTTTGTTTGATAGCAGCAGTGGTGTTCTATGCAACACCATTTCGGGTAGTGGTGGGTTTGTGGGGATTGTATGCTCTTAGGCCGCCCAGGTTCAGGAGCAAGttgccttctccttctctgaGCTTCTTTAGGAGGTTACCTTCAAAGGCTGACAGTTTGCTGTAA